DNA from Tripterygium wilfordii isolate XIE 37 chromosome 4, ASM1340144v1, whole genome shotgun sequence:
NNNNNNNNNNNNNNNNNNNNNNNNNNNNNNNNNNNNNNNNNNNNNNNNNNNNNNNNNNNNNNNNNNNNNNNNNNNNNNNNNNNNNNNNNNNNNNNNNNNNNNNNNNNNNNNNNNNNNNNNNNNNNNNNNNNNNNNNNNNNNNNNNNNNNNNNNNNNNNNNNNNNNNNNNNNNNNNNNNNNNNNNNNNNNNNNNNNNNNNNNNNNNNNNNNNNNNNNNNNNNNNNNNNNNNNNNNNNNNNNNNNNNNNNNNNNNNNNNNNNNNNNNNNNNNNNNNNNNNNNNNNNNNNNNNNNNNNNNNNNNNNNNNNNNNNNNNNNNNNNNNNNNNNNNNNNNNNNNNNNNNNNNNNNNNNNNNNNNNNNNNNNNNNNNNNNNNNNNNNNNNNNNNNNNNNNNNNNNNNNNNNNNNNNNNNNNNNNNNNNNNNNNNNNNNNNNNNNNNNNNNNNNNNNNNNNNNNNNNNNNNNNNNNNNNNNNNNNNNNNNNNNNNNNNNNNNNNNNNNNNNTTACGAATGTGCCGTCCCCTCCTAAAAATTACCATGGTTTTATCACCCTGAATTCCCGGGGCTAAAACTGCAGCTTGATGTCCAATCGGGATGGTGGTGGTCTTCACATAAGCCATCATGAGACTTCAGTCTATCACCATTCATGCTCTCAACCATCCAAAGTAAAAAGTAATTCTTCCTAGGGAACCTGAGGTTCCCTTTGTATACCAGACGAAAGCATAATACGTTGCACCATGGGCAGGATATAAAGAGCGGAAGCTGAATTGGTAGAGTAGGAAATTTCACAACAGCCCATTGCAGTCCAAAGATGCAATTTTTACACAGGGTATGGCCACACCATAACACATAGGGTACATTTTCACAAATATTGAAGGATTCACAGCAAATTGGGCACTCCAGACCTTCCTCCCTACTAACAGTAGATGAAAGCTCATCATCTGAGCATTCTGAAGCACCCTGAGTTTGCTTTAGATAGTTATTCTTCAATCTAACATTCCCAGATTCGCCACTGGATGTAAAATTCCACATATTCCTCGTGATTATACAAAGCACATCACTTGCTAAGCTAATTGTGTTACCTCAACAACAGACACCATTATATACCATCCTGGACCTTTGCAGAAACATTTTCTGACATATTACTGCCAATAGCAATATTTGCAGAAAGTAACCTAAAAAAAAGGGACACAGCATAAGAAAGCGAAATTCCAAATCAGCCGTCATTTAAAAGGCATACTCAGGGTGGTGATAAGCCAACCACCGAACCAGTGGTGCTTCTCAAACATATTAGAATTCTCTAGTGGAACTCAGCCGTGGTTCAAATTTTGCATTCAAAGTATGCAAAATTATTTGCAGTTAACAGAGCAATGTCAAGGACTCAAGGGGCAAACAAACCACTCCCACTCACCAAACAAACATGAGAGGCTAGGAAAATAGTTTTTCATCAAAGCATTTTACCAAGGTTCTTGGCTTGGTTGATCCATCGACagaacatgaaagaaaatttccATAATCATAGCGGACCACATAAAATGAAGATTAAAAGTATTTTCATTTCGGTACACAAGACtagttttaataaaaaaattaaaacaacgacaaaaatgaaaatgatgataggAATAATTTGCAAATAGCtttcagaaaaaagaaaaagaacagacAAAAACTGACTCAATTGTTGTGTGACTTGTGTCAGAGATTGAAATCCACCTACTTCATTGGCGCTACTAGCTTAACCAAAATTTTATTTACTAGAGCATCCATCCTACAATTTTGAATAAGGCAAATTCTATCCAGGGGGCGATTTCCAAGACCCAGCGACCAAAGTTACAACTCAGCTAGGCTGATATCAATGAGTTATCGTTGGAAAGTCAAAACTTTATAGTATAAAGCCAATTATTAAGAACAT
Protein-coding regions in this window:
- the LOC119996849 gene encoding tripartite motif containing 13-like, with the translated sequence MWNFTSSGESGNVRLKNNYLKQTQGASECSDDELSSTVSREEGLECPICCESFNICENVPYVLWCGHTLCKNCIFGLQWAVVKFPTLPIQLPLFISCPWCNVLCFRLVYKGNLRFPRKNYFLLWMVESMNGDRLKSHDGLCEDHHHPDWTSSCSFSPGNSG